One window of Aliarcobacter lanthieri genomic DNA carries:
- a CDS encoding transglutaminase-like cysteine peptidase, protein MINIFLKFIIFFIFSINLFAYEFKLNEKDIKFINSSKQKTAILKRLEKYKEFKVKAKNFDIDKKLSQTNFFINRTLPEFDSKSSGIDDYWMTPKEFFFKGFGDCEDYVIAKYFTLLELGVKKEDLYLAIVSVEGSPGKHMVLLYLKDKNRSALVLDNLSFKVLPFSKRTDLTPIVAFNEIDSYQFSKDKFTQKAIIDWQNDNKWEKILNRVYKLDE, encoded by the coding sequence ATGATTAATATATTTTTGAAGTTTATTATCTTTTTTATATTTAGTATAAATTTATTTGCTTATGAATTTAAATTAAATGAAAAAGATATAAAATTTATAAATAGCTCAAAACAAAAAACAGCTATTTTAAAAAGATTAGAAAAATATAAGGAATTTAAAGTAAAAGCTAAAAATTTTGATATAGATAAAAAATTATCACAAACAAACTTTTTTATTAATAGAACTTTACCTGAATTTGATAGTAAAAGTTCAGGAATTGATGATTATTGGATGACTCCTAAAGAGTTCTTTTTTAAAGGATTTGGAGATTGTGAAGATTATGTTATAGCTAAATATTTTACTCTTTTAGAGTTAGGAGTAAAAAAAGAAGATTTATATCTTGCAATTGTAAGTGTAGAAGGAAGCCCTGGGAAACATATGGTTTTACTATATTTAAAAGACAAAAATAGATCCGCTTTAGTTTTAGATAATCTTAGTTTTAAAGTTCTTCCTTTTTCAAAAAGAACTGATTTAACTCCTATTGTTGCTTTTAATGAAATAGATTCATATCAATTTTCAAAAGATAAGTTTACACAAAAAGCAATTATTGATTGGCAAAATGACAATAAATGGGAAAAAATTCTAAATAGAGTTTACAAATTAGATGAATAA
- a CDS encoding alpha/beta hydrolase — translation MKNLLKIFTYIAFLNVFLFANSEINIQKGIDLIGAEQNQEFTLESKFHKQNYLVQVYKPKTVAPKDGYPVLYILDGNATFPYASVMAQAIDNMSYRTKKTPPLIVSIGYASGELFDIEARSFDYTPPYEGELKAPENRGSSQYIQGGAETFYSFLQNQLKPIIEKNYLIDKNKQTLFGHSYGGLFTLYAFLNHPNDFQNFVSASPSIWWNDFAILKDIENKKIEFKNPTKLILSVGEIENKDKNPKDVEIFASNLENTKNLQIKIFNISNATHLEALFPALNQALKIYD, via the coding sequence ATGAAGAATTTATTAAAAATATTTACTTATATAGCTTTTTTAAACGTTTTTTTATTTGCAAACTCTGAAATTAATATACAAAAAGGTATTGATTTAATTGGAGCAGAGCAAAATCAAGAGTTTACTTTAGAATCTAAATTTCATAAACAAAACTATTTAGTACAAGTTTATAAACCAAAAACAGTAGCACCAAAAGATGGTTATCCTGTGTTATATATTTTAGATGGGAATGCAACTTTCCCTTATGCTTCAGTTATGGCTCAAGCTATAGATAATATGTCATATCGTACTAAAAAGACACCTCCTTTGATAGTATCAATAGGCTATGCTTCAGGAGAACTTTTTGATATAGAAGCAAGAAGTTTTGATTATACTCCACCATATGAAGGAGAACTAAAGGCTCCAGAAAATCGTGGGAGTTCACAATATATTCAAGGTGGAGCAGAAACTTTTTATAGTTTCTTACAAAATCAATTAAAGCCAATTATTGAAAAAAATTATTTAATTGATAAAAATAAACAAACTTTATTTGGGCACTCTTATGGTGGTCTTTTTACTTTATATGCTTTTTTAAATCATCCAAATGATTTTCAAAATTTTGTATCAGCTAGTCCATCTATATGGTGGAATGATTTTGCTATATTAAAAGATATAGAAAATAAAAAAATAGAGTTTAAAAATCCAACAAAATTAATTTTGAGTGTAGGTGAAATAGAAAATAAAGATAAAAATCCAAAAGATGTTGAGATATTTGCTTCAAATTTAGAAAATACTAAAAATCTACAAATAAAGATTTTTAATATATCAAATGCTACTCATCTTGAGGCTTTATTCCCTGCATTAAATCAAGCATTAAAAATATATGATTAA
- the truA gene encoding tRNA pseudouridine(38-40) synthase TruA → MNLKFICSYDGSLYFGSQKQPNQNTVEDELLKIFKTFSIDTKIIFSGRTDKDVHATKQVFNCFIPEYFDNFFKLKDILNRRLPSSIKILKISKVSDDFHSRFSAKKRVYRYIITTKPTTPFNAKYMTYVKNVDEELLKSAIKEFIGVYDFKFFHKTGSDKENTKREIFDTKFYKYKNIYIFKFTANSYLRSQIRLMVGFLLSINEKKLTIEDLKNQLNCKKHIFKTPASANGLYLAQIKY, encoded by the coding sequence TTGAATTTGAAATTTATTTGTTCTTATGATGGAAGTTTATACTTTGGAAGTCAAAAGCAACCAAATCAAAATACAGTTGAAGATGAACTTTTAAAAATTTTTAAAACTTTTAGTATTGATACAAAGATTATTTTTAGTGGAAGAACAGATAAAGATGTTCACGCTACAAAACAAGTTTTTAATTGTTTTATTCCAGAATATTTTGATAACTTTTTTAAATTAAAAGATATTTTAAATAGAAGGCTTCCAAGTTCTATAAAAATTTTAAAAATATCAAAAGTAAGTGATGATTTTCACTCAAGATTTAGTGCAAAAAAAAGAGTTTATAGATATATAATTACTACAAAACCTACAACACCTTTTAATGCAAAATATATGACTTATGTAAAAAATGTAGATGAAGAACTTCTAAAAAGTGCGATAAAAGAGTTTATAGGAGTTTATGATTTTAAGTTCTTTCATAAAACAGGAAGTGATAAAGAGAACACAAAAAGAGAAATTTTTGATACAAAGTTTTATAAATATAAAAATATTTATATTTTTAAATTTACAGCAAATTCATATCTAAGAAGTCAAATTAGACTTATGGTTGGTTTTTTACTTTCTATTAATGAAAAAAAATTAACAATAGAAGATTTAAAAAATCAATTAAATTGTAAGAAACATATATTTAAAACTCCTGCTAGTGCAAATGGTTTGTATCTTGCACAAATAAAATATTAA
- a CDS encoding LptF/LptG family permease encodes MRLNNYLYSQLSLTFFPIFLGLFFITSVVFLVRIVSLTSVITINFFELFELYSYTIPQILLFTFPISFFISLSISISKLSGEYELTVITSFGVGPIRIIKSFLPITIFVSITSLILTLGLIPKTKYSMNEFINVKKAEANFNIRESEFGQKFGEWLIFINSKENNIFKDVKLLKASNNNENEQFIIAKEAFLDNDGYLIFKLLDGKIFILEKDSLNQINYDEMYINEVIKDNQINSFTTSFNYWILSLKYNLDNDSFIFFILTSIFPLISIFLVIIYGYFNPRYDKNRTVIYSIITVVIYYIFIKYIGDRFLLHSLYIIPSIWLFSSYILYSKTIKKEY; translated from the coding sequence TTGAGATTAAATAATTATTTATATTCGCAACTATCACTTACTTTTTTCCCAATATTTTTAGGGTTGTTTTTTATAACATCGGTTGTTTTTTTAGTAAGAATTGTATCTTTAACATCAGTTATTACAATAAATTTTTTTGAGTTATTTGAACTTTACAGTTATACTATTCCTCAAATTTTACTTTTTACATTTCCTATATCTTTTTTTATATCACTATCAATAAGTATTTCAAAGTTATCAGGTGAGTATGAACTTACTGTGATTACATCTTTTGGAGTTGGACCAATAAGAATTATAAAATCATTTTTACCTATCACAATTTTTGTATCTATAACTTCTCTGATTTTAACATTAGGTTTAATTCCTAAAACAAAATATTCAATGAATGAATTTATTAATGTAAAAAAGGCTGAAGCAAATTTTAATATAAGAGAAAGTGAATTTGGTCAAAAATTTGGAGAATGGCTTATTTTTATAAATTCTAAGGAAAATAATATTTTTAAAGATGTTAAATTATTAAAAGCAAGTAATAATAATGAGAATGAACAATTTATTATTGCGAAGGAAGCTTTTTTAGATAATGATGGCTATTTGATCTTTAAATTATTAGATGGAAAAATCTTTATACTAGAAAAAGATTCTTTAAATCAGATAAATTATGATGAAATGTATATTAATGAAGTTATAAAGGATAACCAGATTAATTCTTTTACAACTAGTTTTAATTATTGGATTTTAAGTTTAAAATATAATTTGGATAATGATTCTTTTATATTCTTTATACTAACTTCGATATTTCCTTTAATATCTATATTTTTAGTTATAATCTATGGATATTTTAATCCAAGATATGATAAAAATAGAACAGTAATTTATTCTATTATTACAGTAGTTATATATTATATATTTATAAAATATATTGGAGATAGATTTTTATTACATTCACTTTATATTATTCCTTCTATTTGGTTATTTTCAAGTTATATTTTATACAGTAAGACAATAAAAAAAGAGTATTGA
- a CDS encoding prepilin peptidase, producing MEHYKSLKVIISSFFVIILLFSKFHLGIVFIQYSIFFYILLVLCSYDLKYKAVPDYLLLVVLVLSFFITKFDFITSFQNALLLSGAMVLLNFLVTFYIQNIKSKILNDESLKTKTALGEGDIPLIASIGVILGLQEAIFTIFLSAIIGIIHIIYIRIMKKDNEIPFIPSLVFAFFLEFFLNIFSYLKDFY from the coding sequence TTGGAGCATTATAAAAGTTTAAAAGTAATAATTTCATCTTTTTTTGTAATAATATTACTATTTTCTAAATTTCATTTAGGGATTGTATTTATTCAATATTCAATATTTTTTTATATTCTATTAGTTCTTTGTTCATATGACTTAAAATATAAGGCGGTTCCTGATTATTTACTTTTAGTTGTTTTAGTTTTATCATTTTTTATAACAAAATTTGATTTTATAACATCTTTCCAAAATGCTTTACTTTTAAGTGGTGCTATGGTTTTACTAAATTTTTTAGTTACTTTTTATATACAAAATATAAAATCAAAGATTTTAAATGATGAGAGTTTAAAAACAAAAACTGCTTTAGGTGAAGGGGATATACCATTAATTGCATCAATAGGAGTTATTTTAGGATTACAAGAAGCAATTTTTACTATATTCTTAAGTGCAATTATTGGTATAATACATATAATTTATATAAGAATAATGAAAAAAGACAATGAGATTCCATTTATTCCATCTTTAGTATTTGCATTTTTTTTAGAGTTTTTTTTAAATATTTTTAGCTATTTGAAGGATTTTTATTGA
- a CDS encoding di-trans,poly-cis-decaprenylcistransferase, with protein MVEEGKPEHIAIIMDGNGRWAKQRGLKRTAGHEEGAKVVREITTYCTKVGIKYLTLYAFSTENWNRPKLEVEYLMKLLEKFLKNELETLMKNEIRFKAIGDLSKFSNSLQKTIKEVEEKTLNNKNLTQVLALNYGSKDEIVRAIKKLNEKKLEITEENFESCLDTAGFSNVDLLIRTSGEIRLSNYLLWQNAYAELFFTNTLWPDFNSNELELILEDFKKRQRRFGAL; from the coding sequence ATGGTTGAAGAAGGAAAACCAGAACACATAGCCATAATAATGGATGGAAATGGAAGATGGGCTAAACAACGAGGGCTTAAAAGAACAGCAGGACATGAAGAAGGAGCAAAAGTTGTAAGAGAAATTACAACTTATTGTACAAAAGTTGGTATAAAGTATCTTACTTTATATGCTTTTTCTACTGAAAACTGGAATAGACCAAAACTTGAAGTTGAGTATTTGATGAAACTTTTAGAAAAGTTTTTAAAAAATGAATTAGAAACTTTAATGAAAAATGAAATTAGATTTAAAGCTATTGGAGATTTAAGTAAATTTTCAAACTCATTACAAAAGACTATAAAAGAAGTTGAAGAAAAAACTTTGAATAATAAAAATTTAACTCAAGTTTTAGCTTTAAATTATGGATCAAAAGATGAAATAGTTAGAGCAATAAAAAAGTTAAATGAAAAAAAATTAGAAATAACAGAAGAAAATTTTGAATCTTGTCTTGATACAGCAGGATTTAGTAATGTTGATTTACTTATTCGTACAAGTGGTGAAATAAGGCTTTCAAATTATTTACTATGGCAAAATGCTTATGCAGAGTTATTTTTTACAAATACATTATGGCCAGATTTTAATAGTAATGAACTTGAACTTATACTAGAAGATTTTAAAAAAAGGCAAAGAAGATTTGGAGCATTATAA
- the coaBC gene encoding bifunctional phosphopantothenoylcysteine decarboxylase/phosphopantothenate--cysteine ligase CoaBC, protein MLLKNKNILLAVTGSIAIYKSLELIRFYIKAGANVRVLMTNGAKKFINPITFEAISQNNILDENTESWDKNKDYNHIDITKWADIFVIAPISANTINKIACGLADNLLLQTVLACKKTIILSPAANTNMIENSITKNNIEALKALGFKILQTQTKELVCKDIGNGAMADPIEIFHETVRELLKKSYWEDRKVVLSGGGTLERIDDVRYISNFSSGKMATRLATALYYLGADVSLISTRGYEKLPLNVDLKIVDSSQSMFLNLNEKLNQKRLKKSFLFMVAAVSDYIPEKTFKGKLKKESLGESFSLNLVQNIDILMNIDKKDIFSIGFKAEMDKENAKINAQNMLKNKNLDAVCLNILDENNTFGSDDNIIELILKDKIFNFTGEKLEISLEILNSLEKEFK, encoded by the coding sequence ATGCTTTTAAAAAATAAAAATATACTTTTGGCAGTTACTGGTTCTATTGCAATTTACAAAAGTTTAGAACTGATAAGATTTTACATTAAAGCTGGTGCAAATGTACGAGTTTTAATGACTAATGGTGCTAAAAAATTTATAAATCCTATTACTTTTGAAGCTATTTCACAAAATAATATTTTAGATGAAAATACTGAAAGTTGGGATAAAAACAAAGATTATAATCATATAGATATTACAAAATGGGCAGATATTTTTGTAATTGCTCCAATTAGTGCAAATACTATAAATAAAATAGCTTGTGGTTTGGCTGATAATTTACTTTTACAAACAGTTCTTGCTTGTAAAAAAACTATTATTTTATCACCTGCTGCAAATACAAATATGATTGAAAACTCAATTACAAAAAATAATATTGAAGCTTTAAAAGCCTTAGGTTTTAAAATTTTACAAACTCAAACAAAAGAGCTAGTTTGTAAAGATATTGGGAATGGAGCTATGGCTGATCCAATAGAAATTTTTCATGAAACAGTAAGAGAACTTTTAAAGAAATCTTATTGGGAAGATAGAAAAGTTGTTTTAAGTGGAGGAGGAACACTTGAAAGAATTGATGATGTAAGATATATTTCAAACTTTTCAAGTGGTAAAATGGCTACAAGATTAGCAACTGCATTATATTATTTAGGAGCAGATGTTAGTTTGATATCTACAAGAGGATATGAAAAATTACCATTAAATGTAGATTTGAAAATTGTTGATAGTTCACAGAGTATGTTTTTAAATCTTAATGAAAAATTAAATCAAAAAAGATTAAAGAAGAGTTTTTTATTTATGGTTGCTGCTGTTAGCGATTATATTCCTGAAAAAACTTTTAAAGGAAAACTAAAAAAAGAGAGTTTAGGTGAAAGTTTTAGTTTAAATTTAGTTCAGAATATTGATATTTTAATGAATATAGATAAAAAAGATATTTTTTCTATTGGATTTAAAGCAGAGATGGATAAAGAAAATGCAAAAATTAATGCACAAAATATGTTAAAAAACAAGAATCTTGATGCTGTTTGTTTAAATATTTTAGATGAAAATAATACATTTGGAAGTGATGATAATATAATAGAACTTATTTTAAAAGATAAAATTTTTAATTTTACTGGTGAGAAATTAGAGATATCTTTAGAAATTTTAAATAGTTTAGAAAAAGAGTTTAAATAA
- the glmU gene encoding bifunctional UDP-N-acetylglucosamine diphosphorylase/glucosamine-1-phosphate N-acetyltransferase GlmU: protein MNKKSIIILAAGAGTRMKSELPKVLHKISGKPMLYYSIKEALKLSDDVTVVLYHQFERVKSEMEKYFSNISFVIQDHLNYPGTGGAVMGIIPKYNKVLVLNGDMPLIQANELHKFDIDATIVMSVLELKSADGYGRVIIENGTVKKIVEQKDASIDELQITTANAGIYQFETKFLLENLPKLNNNNAQKEFYITDLVEIAIKQNKVLKPLIVNEENFKGVNSKVELSDAEVIHQNRIKKEFMKSGVIMRLPDTIYIEEGVQIEGESIIENGVTILGNSKIINSHIKTNSIVENSLVENSDIGPMARIRPDSKIMSTHIGNFVETKKAVLTGVKAGHLSYLGDCFIDEGTNIGCGTITCNYDGVKKHQTIIGKNVFVGSDTQFVAPITVEDDVIIGAGTTVTNDIKKGELYVTRVKERVIDGYFYKHFESKKK, encoded by the coding sequence ATGAATAAAAAATCAATAATTATATTAGCTGCTGGTGCTGGAACGAGAATGAAATCAGAACTTCCTAAAGTTTTACATAAGATTTCTGGCAAACCAATGCTTTATTATTCTATAAAAGAGGCTTTAAAACTTAGTGATGATGTAACAGTTGTTTTATATCATCAGTTTGAAAGAGTAAAATCTGAAATGGAAAAATATTTTTCAAATATAAGTTTCGTGATACAAGATCATTTAAATTATCCTGGAACAGGTGGTGCAGTTATGGGCATCATTCCAAAATATAATAAAGTTTTGGTTTTAAATGGAGATATGCCATTAATACAAGCAAATGAATTACATAAATTTGATATTGATGCTACTATTGTAATGTCTGTTTTAGAATTAAAAAGTGCTGATGGATATGGAAGAGTTATTATTGAGAATGGAACTGTAAAAAAAATAGTTGAACAAAAAGATGCAAGTATTGATGAACTTCAAATTACAACAGCTAATGCTGGTATTTATCAATTTGAAACAAAGTTTTTACTTGAAAATTTACCAAAATTAAATAATAATAATGCACAAAAAGAGTTTTACATAACTGATTTAGTAGAAATAGCAATAAAGCAAAATAAAGTTTTAAAACCTTTAATTGTTAATGAAGAGAATTTTAAAGGAGTTAACTCTAAAGTAGAACTTTCAGATGCTGAAGTAATACATCAAAATAGAATAAAAAAAGAGTTTATGAAATCTGGAGTTATTATGAGATTACCTGATACTATATATATAGAAGAGGGTGTTCAAATAGAGGGCGAAAGTATAATTGAAAATGGTGTAACAATTTTAGGAAACTCAAAGATTATAAATTCACATATAAAAACTAATAGTATTGTAGAAAACTCTTTAGTTGAAAATAGTGATATTGGACCAATGGCAAGAATTCGCCCTGATAGTAAGATAATGTCTACTCATATTGGAAATTTTGTAGAAACAAAAAAAGCAGTTTTAACAGGAGTTAAAGCTGGACATTTAAGTTATCTTGGAGATTGTTTTATTGATGAAGGAACAAATATTGGTTGTGGAACAATAACTTGTAACTACGATGGAGTAAAAAAACATCAAACAATTATAGGTAAAAATGTTTTTGTAGGAAGTGATACACAATTTGTTGCTCCAATAACAGTTGAAGATGATGTAATAATTGGAGCAGGAACAACTGTAACAAATGATATAAAAAAAGGTGAACTTTACGTAACTAGAGTAAAAGAAAGAGTTATAGATGGTTACTTCTATAAACATTTTGAAAGTAAGAAAAAATAA